A single window of Gopherus flavomarginatus isolate rGopFla2 chromosome 15, rGopFla2.mat.asm, whole genome shotgun sequence DNA harbors:
- the ORAI1 gene encoding calcium release-activated calcium channel protein 1 isoform X3 has translation MEINLELVAMVEVQLEPTHVYPPGLLIAFSACTTVLVAVHLFALMISTCILPNIEAVSNVHNLNSVKESPHERMHRHIELAWAFSTVIGTLLFLAEVVLLCWVKFLPLKRHPLVSVHDNNSTITPGEAAAIASTSIMVPFGLIFIVFAVHFYRSLVSHKTDRQFQELNELAEFARLQDQLDHRGDTLPPPGSHFA, from the coding sequence GTGGCTATGGTGGAGGTTCAGCTAGAGCCAACACATGTCTACCCTCCAGGTCTCTTGATAGCTTTCAGTGCCTGTACTACAGTGCTTGTTGCTGTTCACCTCTTTGCTCTCATGATAAGTACCTGCATTCTTCCAAATATAGAGGCTGTTAGTAATGTGCACAATCTCAACTCTGTAAAGGAGTCTCCGCATGAGCGTATGCACCGGCACATTGAGCTCGCCTGGGCATTTTCCACTGTCATTGGGACTTTGCTCTTCCTTGCAGAGGTGGTGCTGCTGTGTTGGGTGAAATTTCTTCCACTGAAGAGGCATCCTCTTGTTTCAGTCCATGACAACAATTCTACCATCACCCCAGGAGAGGCAGCAGCCATTGCCTCAACATCTATTATGGTTCCTTTTGGATTGATTTTCATTGTGTTTGCAGTCCACTTCTATAGGTCACTGGTGAGCCACAAAACAGACAGGCAATTTCAAGAATTGAATGAACTTGCTGAGTTTGCACGACTCCAGGATCAGCTGGACCACAGAGGAGACACCTTGCCACCTCCTGGCAGCCATTTTGCATAA
- the ORAI1 gene encoding calcium release-activated calcium channel protein 1 isoform X4, protein MVEVQLEPTHVYPPGLLIAFSACTTVLVAVHLFALMISTCILPNIEAVSNVHNLNSVKESPHERMHRHIELAWAFSTVIGTLLFLAEVVLLCWVKFLPLKRHPLVSVHDNNSTITPGEAAAIASTSIMVPFGLIFIVFAVHFYRSLVSHKTDRQFQELNELAEFARLQDQLDHRGDTLPPPGSHFA, encoded by the coding sequence ATGGTGGAGGTTCAGCTAGAGCCAACACATGTCTACCCTCCAGGTCTCTTGATAGCTTTCAGTGCCTGTACTACAGTGCTTGTTGCTGTTCACCTCTTTGCTCTCATGATAAGTACCTGCATTCTTCCAAATATAGAGGCTGTTAGTAATGTGCACAATCTCAACTCTGTAAAGGAGTCTCCGCATGAGCGTATGCACCGGCACATTGAGCTCGCCTGGGCATTTTCCACTGTCATTGGGACTTTGCTCTTCCTTGCAGAGGTGGTGCTGCTGTGTTGGGTGAAATTTCTTCCACTGAAGAGGCATCCTCTTGTTTCAGTCCATGACAACAATTCTACCATCACCCCAGGAGAGGCAGCAGCCATTGCCTCAACATCTATTATGGTTCCTTTTGGATTGATTTTCATTGTGTTTGCAGTCCACTTCTATAGGTCACTGGTGAGCCACAAAACAGACAGGCAATTTCAAGAATTGAATGAACTTGCTGAGTTTGCACGACTCCAGGATCAGCTGGACCACAGAGGAGACACCTTGCCACCTCCTGGCAGCCATTTTGCATAA
- the MORN3 gene encoding MORN repeat-containing protein 3, which translates to MPIVKYPRTVEPLWNEWDRKAQKCGLRHTIYAVNRDHYTGEWLDNLKHGKGTQTWKSTGAIYNGDWKSGKRDGYGTYSIPDPVTKEYKKVYSGWWKNDKKCGYGIKFYSDMEYYEGEWSGGKRSGWGRMYYKDGSIYEGQWLEDQHSGQGMLRLTNENRYEGTWKEGKKHGLGKFFYLNKGQLFQGFWVADIPKCGTMIDFGREEAPTPTQYPIPKIELANPGDVLEEAQAMLDDSQE; encoded by the exons ATGCCCATTGTAAAATATCCTAGGACCGTAGAGCCTCTCTGGAATGAATGGGACAGGAAGGCACAGAAGTGTGGATTAAGACATACAATTTATGCTGTCAATAGGGATCACTATACTGGCGAATGGTTGGACAATTTGAAGCATG GTAAAGGTACACAGACCTGGAAAAGTACAGGCGCAATATATAATGGTGACTGGAAGTCTGGAAAACGGGATGGATATGGAACATATAGCATTCCTGACCCTGTAACTAAAGAATACAAGAAAGTGTATTCAGGCTGGTGGAAAAATGACAAAAAATGT GGCTATGGAATTAAGTTTTACTCGGACATGGAATATTATGAAGGGGAATGGAGTGGTGGGAAAAGAAGCGGCTGGGGCAGAATGTACTACAAGGATGGATCCATCTATGAAGGACAATGGTTGGAAGACCAACACAGTGGCCAAGGAATGCTTCGCTTAA CAAATGAAAATCGGTATGAAGGAACatggaaagagggaaaaaaacatgGCCTAGGAAAGTTTTTCTACCTGAATAAAGGCCAGTTGTTTCAGGGTTTCTGGGTAGCAGATATTCCGAAGTGTGGAACTATGATTGACTTTGGAAGAGAAGAAGCTCCTACTCCTACACAGTATCCAATACCCAAG attGAACTGGCCAATCCAGGTGATGTTTTGGAAGAGGCCCAGGCAATGCTTGATGACAGCCAAGAATGA